The following are encoded in a window of Impatiens glandulifera chromosome 5, dImpGla2.1, whole genome shotgun sequence genomic DNA:
- the LOC124940196 gene encoding DNA-directed RNA polymerase subunit 10-like protein → MIIPVRCFTCGKVIGDKWDTYLDLLQADYTEGDALDALGLVRYCCRRMLMTHVDLIEKLLNYNTLEKCEGT, encoded by the coding sequence ATGATCATCCCTGTTCGTTGCTTCACTTGCGGGAAGGTTATTGGAGACAAATGGGACACATATCTTGACCTCCTTCAGGCAGATTACACAGAAGGAGATGCTCTTGATGCACTAGGGTTAGTTAGGTACTGTTGTAGACGCATGCTCATGACCCATGTTGATCTCATTGAGAAGCTTCTCAACTACAACACTCTTGAGAAGTGCGAGGGAACCTAA